Proteins encoded within one genomic window of Brassica rapa cultivar Chiifu-401-42 chromosome A09, CAAS_Brap_v3.01, whole genome shotgun sequence:
- the LOC103839594 gene encoding membrane protein PM19L: MAEQRMQPVASLLLLLNFCMYAIVLGIGAWSMNKAISHGFHIGADYSLPAHFSPIYFPMGNAATGFFVMFALIAGVAGAASVITGVSHIQSSTTASLPAAVSAATIAWSLTVLAMGFGCKEIELGMRNARLRTMEAFLIILSATQLIYIAAIYVTRK; this comes from the exons ATGGCGGAACAGCGAATGCAACCAGTGGCTTCTTTGCTTCTACTCCTGAATTTCTGCATGTACGCCATTGTTCTCGGAATTGGAGCATGGTCCATGAACAAAGCTATCAGCCATGGCTTCCATAttg GTGCGGATTACAGCCTTCCCGCTCATTTCTCGCCAATATATTTTCCGATGGGTAATGCGGCCACCGGATTCTTTGTGATGTTTGCCTTAATTGCCGGAGTTGCTGGAGCTGCCTCTGTTATCACCGGTGTCAGTCATATCCAGTCATCCACTACAGCGAGTCTTCCGGCAGCTGTCTCTGCCGCCACCATTGCTTGGTCGCTCACAGTTTTAGCCATGGG ATTTGGCTGCAAGGAAATTGAACTTGGAATGAGAAATGCCCGTCTG AGGACAATGGAGGCATTTCTAATCATTCTTTCGGCAACACAACTTATCTATATTGCTGCTATATATGTA